A single window of Candoia aspera isolate rCanAsp1 chromosome 3, rCanAsp1.hap2, whole genome shotgun sequence DNA harbors:
- the LOC134494669 gene encoding protocadherin alpha-5-like has product MLTWPKGLLQLVLLHTAWKMGSGQLHYSVLEESQHGTFVGRIAQDLGLEVSDLVPRMFRMLSKGEKDYFEVNVQNGILFVNSRIDREELCAKNADCVVHLEVIVEKPLRFFHVEVEIKDINDNAPIFSAREKILSIAEFVTTSVTRFPLEGASDADIGTNALLTYKLSPNNHFILDSGADEDDSKSVVLVLKIPLDREESPVHHLVLTATDGGEPKLTGTVQLVINVLDVNDNPPVFNQSLYRIKLLENTASGTLVIDLNATDLDEGINREISYFFSDSLPVHVPKIFSINSDTGEIRVIGKLDYEDCKFYELPIVAEDKGSLPWSGHCKLLIEVLDMNDNIPEVSLNSLSVPLPEDSTPGTVVAIISASDKDSGTNGQVSSFLWPTGLPFTLESTFRNYYSLIVVAPLDREQVAEYRIVVTVQDQGVPPLSSSISLLVPISDVNDNAPAFTQPSYTVFVKENNPPGAHIFTVSASDPDVAENALITYWIDEKLWPLSSYISVHSESGKLYALQPLDYEELKLLEFQVRAKDAGLPSLCGNTTVQVFVMDENDNAPAVSGSSEEDLIVLVVPVMPGHIVGKIHALDADSGYNAWLRYELVEESSGPWVVGQHNGEVSTKYSLDESEGSKIQSVLVLVKDHGKPQLSATATLSVSLVSSAQAIKTDIHLSRSGETFMPLVDSINIYLIIAICSVSSLFLLVILIYVALRCHCKAKETMVYGPGTATLVCASEVGSWSYSNRHSHILAGVSAEAGAKSDLMIFSPNVPVLGNNGELRNGKEMPPDASKEVSCAA; this is encoded by the coding sequence ATGCTTACCTGGCCGaaggggctgctgcagctggttcTGCTCCACACCGCCTGGAAAATGGGGAGCGGCCAGCTCCATTATTCTGTGCTGGAGGAATCCCAGCACGGCACCTTCGTGGGCCGCATCGCCCAAGATCTGGGGTTGGAGGTGAGCGATCTGGTCCCTAGGATGTTCCGGATGCTGTCCAAAGGAGAGAAGGACTATTTTGAGGTAAACGTGCAGAATGGGATCTTGTTTGTAAATTCCCGGATAGACAGGGAGGAGCTGTGTGCCAAGAATGCTGACTGTGTTGTTCATCTGGAGGTGATTGTAGAGAAACCTCTGAGATTCTTCCATGTGGAGGTTGAAATCAAAGACATAAATGACAATGCTCCCATCTTCTCTGCAAGGGAAAAGATTCTGAGCATAGCAGAATTTGTAACAACATCAGTTACAAGATTCCCCTTAGAGGGAGCCTCTGATGCAGATATTGGTACCAATGCTCTGTTAACTTACAAGCTTAGCCCAAACAACCATTTTATTCTTGATTCAGGAGCTGATGAAGATGACAGTAAATCTGTAGTACTTGTATTGAAGATTCCACTTGACAGAGAGGAGAGCCCTGTGCATCATTTAGTACTGACAGCCACAGATGGGGGTGAACCCAAACTCACAGGAACTGTTCAGCTAGTCATCAATGTGCTAGATGTAAATGACAACCCTCCTGTATTTAATCAATCTCTTTACAGGATAAAGTTGCTAGAAAATACAGCTAGTGGGACATTAGTTATTGATCTGAATGCTACAGACTTAGATGAAGGGATCAATAGGGAAATCTCTTATTTTTTTAGTGACAGCCTACCTGTACATGTTCCAAAGATATTTAGTATAAATTCTGATACTGGGGAAATCAGGGTGATTGGAAAATTGGATTATGAAGACTGTAAGTTTTATGAACTTCCAATTGTGGCAGAAGATAAAGGCAGTTTACCATGGTCAGGACATTGTAAACTTCTCATTGAAGTGTTGGACATGAATGACAATATTCCAGAAGTATCTCTGAATTCTCTCTCTGTGCCATTGCCAGAGGACTCCACACCAGGGACTGTGGTGGCTATCATCAGTGCTTCTGACAAGGATTCTGGCACCAATGGACAAGTAAGTTCTTTCCTATGGCCCACTGGGCTACCCTTCACACTAGAGTCCACATTCAGGAACTACTACTCCCTGATTGTTGTCGCACCTCTAGATCGGGAGCAGGTGGCTGAGTACAGGATAGTAGTAACAGTGCAAGATCAAGGCGTTCCACCACTGTCTTCTAGCATCAGCCTCTTAGTGCCTATCAGTGACGTAAATGACAATGCTCCAGCATTCACACAGCCCTCCTACACAGTCTTTGTGAAGGAGAACAATCCCCCTGGTGCTCACATCTTCACAGTGTCTGCCTCAGACCCAGACGTAGCTGAGAATGCCCTGATCACCTATTGGATAGATGAGAAGCTCTGGCCGTTGTCCAGCTACATCTCTGTACATTCAGAGAGTGGAAAGCTCTATGCTTTGCAACCTTTGGACTATGAAGAGTTGAAACTGCTGGAGTTCCAGGTGAGAGCCAAGGATGCTGGACTACCCTCCTTATGTGGCAATACAACTGTTCAAGTCTTTGTGATGGATGAGAATGACAATGCACCTGCTGTGTCAGGATCATCAGAAGAGGACCTGATTGTTCTTGTGGTCCCCGTGATGCCTGGGCATATAGTAGGCAAGATCCATGCCTTGGATGCAGATTCTGGATACAATGCATGGCTAAGATATGAACTGGTTGAAGAAAGCAGTGGCCCATGGGTTGTGGGGCAGCATAATGGTGAGGTGAGTACCAAATATTCTTTGGATGAATCAGAAGGAAGCAAAATCCAGAGTGTGCTGGTTCTTGTGAAGGATCATGGGAAGCCCCAACTCTCTGCCACAGCTACCCTGAGTGTGTCACTTGTGTCAAGTGCCCAGGCCATCAAAACGGATATTCACCTTTCCAGATCAGGGGAGACCTTCATGCCCCTGGTGGACTCGATCAACATCTATCTGATCATTGCCATCTGCTCTGTTTCCAGCCTCTTCTTGCTGGTCATTCTCATCTACGTGGCCCTGCGGTGCCACTGCAAGGCAAAGGAAACCATGGTGTACGGTCCTGGAACAGCCACCCTGGTCTGTGCCAGTGAAGTGGGCAGCTGGTCTTATTCCAATCGCCACAGCCACATCCTGGCAGGTGTGAGTGCAGAGGCTGGTGCCAAGAGTGACCTCATGATTTTCAGTCCCAACGTTCCTGTTTTAGGAAATAATGGGGAACttagaaatgggaaagaaatgcCTCCAGATGCATCTAAAGAGGTGAGTTGTGCTGCTTGA